GTGAAGCCGAGAAAGTAAACATTTTAAAAGGAATTTCCTGATTTCAAAGTAATATAACATAAATCATTTTTTTCAAAACTAGATAAAATTGAGCGTTTGAGAAATAATTTTAATTTCATATTATAATTGTTAATTGAAATACAAAAAAAACGATTTCAGCAGAAATAGATGTTCAATACATACGTTGACAAACAAAAATTGTATAGTATTTTTATAACCGTAATAAATAGAATTAATGGAATTTCTAAAAAAGATGTCAGATAATTATTGGTTGATAATTCCAATAATTACGGTAGTTTTATATATCCAAATTCTGACTTTTGAGGTATCGTCTTCTGATGACAGCTTAATACTCATTGATAATTATTCCCGAATAAGCGATTTTTCCGGTATGTTTTCCGAGTTCGGTAAAAATTATCCGGCATCAACTGGATACAAACCCATTACCATGATAAGCTACTATATCAATGCCCTGATATCTCAATCTGCAACTTATTCATATCATATTTTGAATTTAATTTTGCATACATTTATCAGCATATTGATTTTCAGAGTGATATTGTTGATCGGAAATAATCGGGAGTCTGCATTTTTCGGAAGTTTGTTATTTGCTGTAAGTCCTCTGATAGCCGGAAACCTTGCTCAGATATCATCTCGTAGTATTTTGCTGGCAGCTGTTTTAGGACTTTTGGCACTGATTTATGCTCTCAAATATTTTAACCGTGAAGGTTCAAAATATATATGGATTTCCGGACTTTTTGTGCTATTTGCTGCACTTTCGGATTTCGCAGGATTTTCATTCGGGGCAGTTATTATTCTTTATTCGTTGGTATTTCACAAAGAGGAATTTAAAGAAAATTTTAACATTATAATATCGCCAATAATAAGCCTGGTTATTATATGGTTACTGCTTTATTTAAATGTGGATTTCACAAGTGCCGGTAATATTGCAGTGCCTGAATCCGGTGTGATTGCGATTTCCGGAATTTATATTATTCAGGATTTATTTCGATTAACAGGCGAATTGCCTGCAAAATTTTTGATTCCTTATGGTATCACTACTTTGCCTGTATTTAATAGTGTAATGACAATTGTGGGTGCCGGATTTATTTTAGCAGTATTAGTCATAATTTTTACTAAGTTCAAAAAACAGACCGATATATCTCGCTTGCTAACCTTCGGGTTGGTTTCTTTTATCATATTTCTGCTATTTTGTATTGTGAATATTGAGAATACTTACTCAACACTTTCAGATTATTTGGTTCCGATGGCTTACCTTCCGGCATTTTCCATTGTAATTATTTTAAGCAGCTTATTAACAGGTTTTAAATTAATTAAAAGCGGAAGATTGACAGGTATTGCATTTTTAGTGGTTCTCAGTATATATGCTTTTATTAGCTTTTTCAATTTGAAAGATTACTCGAATGAAGTCAGGTTTTATGAATCTTCATTCAAAAGTAATCCTCAAAATACTGCTTTGGCAAATCAATTAATTGATTCATATCTTAGTGCTGGTTTGAGCGGTAAAATTACTGAAATATCAAAAAGTATTGATAAAAGCCATGAGAATGTCGTTATTTTCCTGAAAATTGGTAGTTATTACTATCAAAATAAGAATTACGAAAGTGCAATTAGGTATCTCAATCAAGCGAATGAAATAGACAATCAAAATAAAAGAGTACTGAATTTATTATTTAGTTCGCATTATTCTCTGAAAGATTATGAATCAGCCCAAAATATTCTTAAGCCTATTTCAGGCGATACTATAAACTTTCCTGAAGCTCGTTGGGACTTGTTTAATTTATATATGGAGTCACATAATTTCCAAGATGCAGGAGAATATGGAAAATCTACATTTATAAGCGATGAAGATAAGTTGCGTGCCCTGCAGATTGTTGAAAACTGGTCAAAAGTATTTTTTAAGAAAAATGATAATGTAGCTGTTGTAAAATCAATGAAAACAGGACTTGAAATTGACCCTGAAAATGCGGTTATTCTGAATTATTTATATGACACATATATAAAAATCGGCAAAAGAGATGTAGCTAAGGAGTACGAAAAAAGACTTATGAAAATATTTAAAGAAAGAATTGAAGGAAATAATTAATATGATAAACTTTTATGATTTGGAATTCAAACGTGTTGTATTACATCAAATAGTTGCAAAATCTGACGGAATGGAACATGCTACAGTTGTGCCTGACGAAAATCTTTTTGAATTAAGTGAAGATGTCGAAAATGTAATAAAAGAGAGATTGGCAAAATCTGCATCGAAGGTAACAAAAGCATTCGAGCCTGAGATATTGGACTATCACGGTGGAACTTTTTTTGGCTTTTGTGAAACTCTCAAAGAAAAAGGAAACAGCAATTTCCTTGCAACATCAGTTGATATTGCTATGCTTCTTGCAAGAGCACAGACAAAGAACAATATCCCAGGCGGCTCTTTTATATTTATTGAAGCAATATCAAAATCTTTCAAAACCTGCTATATTGCTATAAAGGCTGAATGGAATACCGCTCTGAGATACGAAATCCATAATCGTCAATCCCAAATTAAACTTCTTGATGATATTTTTCTGGATTCATCTTCAAAGAATTTCAAGGTCGGTGCAATTTTTGAAAAAGACGAGAGTGGATTTGAAGTGCCGTATCCAAACAGCCTTTTCGGGGCATATTTCTATGATGAGCAGTTTACAATTGACTCCAAACCTGCAGAGTATTTTTATCAGGATTTTCTTGGTTTTACACTTGAATCGTTGCCAAAAATTCAATCTATGAAATTCTATAATAATACTGATAATTATATCCGCACTTTTGTCGAATCACACGATGAAAAAGACAATTTGCTTCTGGCGCTAAAACAGGAATTTTTAAGCAATGAAGAGCCAAACATATCGCCTATGGAATTTGCTGAAATGTATTTTCACGAGCCGGATATGAAAGATACTTATCTAAATGAAGTAGCTTCATATCTTCCAAAAACGATAACCAAAGACCCTTTATTGATAAAAAGCAAGCTCGATAAAAAGAAGATTGAATTTCCTAATAACATTGCTCTAAGCGGACCTCAGAAAACATTTGATTTCAGTGTTCAGATTATAAATTCCAAAGATGAGATAGATGATATTAACTTTGAAGATGATGTAACAATATTGAAAATTAAGGGCAAGCCATACCGGAAATAATTTATTCAAATTTTTTTTCTGTTTTCAAGTCAAAAGTATATTAATTTAAAATGAACTTGATTTATTGATTTCGATTTCATTTTTTAAAAAAGAAGGCTCCACTTTTGCAAGAGGAGCCTGATTACAATAAGGCAAAAAAATCAATTATTAGATATATTATCTTCTAAACCAATACCCACATGAGTTGCTTCTTCAAGTTGATTAGCAAGAATTGTTTTAGCAATTTCTTTCTCATCAAGTTGAGTTGTGCCCGGCTCAAAAGTAAATAATAGTTTATCTCCGGAATCATCCATATCACCGAATATCTTAGCACCAATGCCCAGCTTTTCTCTTAAGAAGAGCTCAGCAAGTTCATCTTCGATATATTTCTGTAAAGCACGGCGAAGTGGCCTTGCACCAAATTTGATATCATATCCTTTCTCAACGATGAAATCTTTAGCAGACTGTGAAAGCTCGAAAGTCATCTTGTTGTTGTGGATTCGCTTCATAAGCTTTTCCATCTGAATATCAATAATTCCATAAATATGCTCTTTCATCAACTGATGGAATATAATGAAATCATCAATACGATTGATAAATTCAGGGTTGAACAATTTCTTAATCGAATCCTCAATTGTTGCTTTTACGTGGTCATAATTGTCTTTTGCTTTTTCCATCGAAAAGCCAATTTTGCCTCCGGCTTTGACATCACGAGTACCGACATTTGAAGTCATGATAATAATAGTATTCTTGAAGTCAACTCTTCTGCCTAAACCGTCAGTAAGCATACCATCATCAAAAACCTGAAGCAGAATATTGAATACATCAGGATGAGCCTTTTCGATTTCATCCAGTAGAATTATCGAATATGGTTTTCTTCTTACTTTCTCTGTAAGCTGACCGCCTTCCTCATAGCCTACATATCCGGGAGGAGCTCCAACAAGTCTTGACACAGAGAATTTCTCCATATATTCACTCATATCAATTCTGATGAGTGCATCTTCAGAATCAAACATTACTTTTGAAAGCGCTTTTGCAAGCTCAGTCTTGCCGACACCGGTAGGTCCAAGAAACATAAATGAACCAATTGGTCTTGAAGGATCTTTCAGTCCGGCTCTGGCTCTGCGAATTGCTTTAGCGAGCGACTCAATAGCTTCATCCTGACCGACAACTCTTTTCTTAAGGTCATCTGCAAGACTGAGAAGTTTGATGTTTTCACTTTCTGCAATCTTATTAACCGGAATACCTGTAACCATTGCCACAACATCTGCAACATCATCTTCAGTAACTGCAAATACAAGTTCGTTTGATTTTGATTCCCAAGCTTGTTTAGCAAGTTCAAGGTCATTTTGAAGTTTCTTTTCAAGGTCACGTAGTCTTGCCGCTTCTTCGAAGTCCTGGCTTTTTACAACATGGTTTTTACTTTGACGAACTTCAATAATCTTTTCTTCAATTTCAATAATATCTTTTGGAACTACGATATTAGCTAAATGAACTCTTGCGCCCGATTCGTCAAGAACATCAATTGCTTTATCGGGGAACATTCTGTCAGTGATGTAGCGTTCAGCAAATCTAACACAAGCATTGACAGCATCTTCAGTATATGCAACACTGTGATGCTCTTCATATTTGTCTTTGATATTATTGAGAATTTGCAAAGTTTCATCTACT
This window of the Ignavibacteriota bacterium genome carries:
- a CDS encoding nucleoid-associated protein, which encodes MINFYDLEFKRVVLHQIVAKSDGMEHATVVPDENLFELSEDVENVIKERLAKSASKVTKAFEPEILDYHGGTFFGFCETLKEKGNSNFLATSVDIAMLLARAQTKNNIPGGSFIFIEAISKSFKTCYIAIKAEWNTALRYEIHNRQSQIKLLDDIFLDSSSKNFKVGAIFEKDESGFEVPYPNSLFGAYFYDEQFTIDSKPAEYFYQDFLGFTLESLPKIQSMKFYNNTDNYIRTFVESHDEKDNLLLALKQEFLSNEEPNISPMEFAEMYFHEPDMKDTYLNEVASYLPKTITKDPLLIKSKLDKKKIEFPNNIALSGPQKTFDFSVQIINSKDEIDDINFEDDVTILKIKGKPYRK
- a CDS encoding ATP-dependent Clp protease ATP-binding subunit, whose product is MEGNFSNRVNDVIRLSREEALRLGHDYIGTEHLLLGVIREGEGLAVKILKNLGTDLYKLKKGIEDTVRSSSSTLTIGNIPLTKQAEKVLKITYLEAKFVKSEVIGTEHLLLSLLRDEENIAAQILSQFSVNYENSKRELENILSGNPSSGQSKSSAGISSKQKQQKEKIKTPVLDNFGRDLTKLASEGKLDPVIGRSKEIERVSQILSRRKKNNPVLIGEPGVGKTAIVEGLALKIIQKKVSRALFDKRIVTLDLASLVAGTKYRGQFEERMKAVINELEKAKDVILFIDEIHTIVGAGGASGSLDASNMFKPALARGDIQCIGATTLDEYRQYIEKDGALDRRFQKVLVEPPTVDETLQILNNIKDKYEEHHSVAYTEDAVNACVRFAERYITDRMFPDKAIDVLDESGARVHLANIVVPKDIIEIEEKIIEVRQSKNHVVKSQDFEEAARLRDLEKKLQNDLELAKQAWESKSNELVFAVTEDDVADVVAMVTGIPVNKIAESENIKLLSLADDLKKRVVGQDEAIESLAKAIRRARAGLKDPSRPIGSFMFLGPTGVGKTELAKALSKVMFDSEDALIRIDMSEYMEKFSVSRLVGAPPGYVGYEEGGQLTEKVRRKPYSIILLDEIEKAHPDVFNILLQVFDDGMLTDGLGRRVDFKNTIIIMTSNVGTRDVKAGGKIGFSMEKAKDNYDHVKATIEDSIKKLFNPEFINRIDDFIIFHQLMKEHIYGIIDIQMEKLMKRIHNNKMTFELSQSAKDFIVEKGYDIKFGARPLRRALQKYIEDELAELFLREKLGIGAKIFGDMDDSGDKLLFTFEPGTTQLDEKEIAKTILANQLEEATHVGIGLEDNISNN